The Streptomyces sp. NBC_00306 sequence GAGACCGCCCGCATGTGGGCCGGTTGCACCACCGGAGCACGGCCCGTCCCGGAAGCCCTGGAACTCGTCGGGCTCGGAATGCGGGCCGGCGTCCGCGTCAAGCAGCTCTCCGGCGGTGAGCGGCGGCGCCTGGATCTGGCACTGGCGCTGCTCGGACGGCCCGAGGTGCTCTTCCTCGACGAGCCGACGACCGGCCTCGACGCCGAAGGGCGCCGCGACACCTGGGACTTGGTGCGCGCCCTGCGGGAGGGCGGCACCACCGTGCTGCTGACCACGCACTATCTGGAGGAGGCCGAGTCGCTGGCCGACCGGCTGGCGATCATGCACCGGGGGCGGATCGTGACCGGCGGCACCCCCGCCGAGGTGACGGCGTCCCGGCCCGCCAGGATCCGCTTCCTGCTTCCCGAGGGCTTCCCGGCCGGACGGCTGCCGCTGTCGCTCCAGGCCGGCGCCCTGGGCCGCCGCGTCGAGATCCGTACGCACGAACTCCAGGACGACCTCGGCGAACTGCTGCGCTGGGCACGGGAGTCGGACGTACGCCTCGAAGCGCTCGACGCCCGCTCCGCCTCCCTCGAAGACGCCTTCCTCGACATCGCGCAGACCGAAACGGCAGGGGTGTGACATGAACGCCACCACACGCAGGCTCAACGCGCTCGGGCGCGCGGAGCTGACCCTCCTCGTACGCAACCGGACCACCCTCTTCGTGGCCCTGCTGATGCCCCCGGCGATGATCATGCTGATGGCGTCGACGCTGGACGGCATGGACCTCGGCCCGACCGGGATGAGCATCGGCGAAGCGACGATGACCGGCGCGATCGGGATGGTGCTGATCCTCGTCGTCCATCTCAACCTCGTCTCGGCC is a genomic window containing:
- a CDS encoding ABC transporter ATP-binding protein is translated as MTSDDHVIRAEQVRRSYTGGFEAVSGISFSVSRGEIFALLGTNGAGKTSTVELLEGLARPTGGTVQVLGHDPYRDRTAVRPRIGVMLQEGGFPSDLTVAETARMWAGCTTGARPVPEALELVGLGMRAGVRVKQLSGGERRRLDLALALLGRPEVLFLDEPTTGLDAEGRRDTWDLVRALREGGTTVLLTTHYLEEAESLADRLAIMHRGRIVTGGTPAEVTASRPARIRFLLPEGFPAGRLPLSLQAGALGRRVEIRTHELQDDLGELLRWARESDVRLEALDARSASLEDAFLDIAQTETAGV